In Antarcticibacterium arcticum, the genomic stretch TAATATGAGCATCGAAGATGTACTTGAAAAGGGGGATAGCATTTCCTTTCCTGAATCGGTTAAAAGTTTCTTTAAAGGGGATCTTGGTCAGCCCGTAGGAGGCTTTCCGGAGGAGCTTCAAAAAATAGTATTAAAGGATGAGAAACCATATGCCGAAAGGCCCAATGCCCATCTCGAGCCTATAGATTTTGAAAAGGAATTTAAGGAGTTCAGGGAAATGTTTCGGGATGGAATGGCCAGGGAATTAAACATGACAGATTTCCTTTCTTATAAACTCTATCCAAAGGTTTTTACAGATGCCTACAACCATCACAAGGAATTTGGGAATGTTATTACTATTCCTACTCAAAATTTCTTCTACGGAATGAAACCCGGGGAAGAGATCAATGTTGAAATGGATAAAGGGAAAACCCTGCTTATAGAATTACTTTCCATTGGAGAAGCAGATGAGGAGGGGCAGGTGGAAGTATATTTCAAAGTGAATGGCCAAACCCGTGCCGTTAAAGTACAGGATAAAAGCATTAAAGTAGAAAAGGTTGCCCATGCTAAAATTGACAAGCAAAATGAGAATGAGGTAGGCGCTCCATTACAGGGCTCTCTTTCAAAGATCCTGGTGAAAACAGGACAAAAAGTGAAGAAAAATGAACCTTTGTTTATAATCGAAGCAATGAAAATGGAAACCACTATAACTGCAAATAAGGCTGGTGAAATAGATAAAGTAGTGCTGGCAGAAGGAATTATGGTATTTGCCGATGATCTTGTACTTGTAATAAAATAATAAATGATGCAGTCAGAGCTATTTCATCATATCCATCCTTATGGGCCTTTCATACCGGAGAATGCCACAAAATTGATAGTGGGTACTTTGCCACCGCCCCGCTTCACTACTGGTGACCTCAAAGAAGGTGATGTAGATTTTTGTTATGGAAGCAGGGATGGGATGTTGTGGGTGATCCTGGATAAATTATTTGATCTTAACCTTACATTTGAAAACACTGCCCGGGCAATTGAGCAACGGGAACAATTTTTAATTAAACGCGGCATTGGGATTTGCGATATGGTTGAAAGTAGCCGCCGCGCAAAGATCGATGCCTCCGATCTTGGAATGCAGCAGGTTGAAATGCGCAATATGCTGGAGATCCTAAGAACCCATCCAAAAATAGAAACTCTTTTGTTCACAGGAGGAAATAGCAAGAATGGCCCCGAATACTTTTTTCGCAGGCATCTTAAAGAAAGCGGTGAGAATTTTAATTTAAAGGTGATCTCCAATGAAATTCCAAGAATTCACCAGTTCGTCCTGGACGGAAGGCTTATAAATACCGTCTCGCTTATTGCCCCTTCAGGATCTGCAAACCGGGCTATTGGAAGTCTTGATCATTATAAAAAGATGAAAATAAAAGATCCTGAATTCAATACAATTGATTTCAGGATCTTACAGTATAAAGGTTACTTTTAAAACCGCTTATTTTAATTCGGTTTTATCCTGGTCTGCCAGTGTGGTAGGCTTGATCTTAAACTTTTTTCTGCGTGGTCTTAAGCGACCGCTGGAGCCCAGGGCTATTTTTCCGCGTTTTGTTTTTTTATCACCTTTTCCCACGACTATTGCTTATTTTGTTGTTTTTTGATGGTCTTCTCATCAATATCAACCTTGTTAGTATCCTGTTTTTTAGTTCCTATATTTTTCAGCGGATTTCCTTCGGTATCTTTCCTTTTAATCCTGCTGTCTTCCATACGTCCCATAATTTTAGATTTTAAAGTTTATTAAAGATAAAGAACAGGACGTAAAATTCTATTAAAACCCTGTTAAAGGGCGAACAGAGGAAATGAAATCCGGGGTTTTTCCGGTTCCGTTTTGGTCAAGGTGTTTTACAAAAGCACTCCCTATGATGGCACCTCTGGCATATTCTGTGGCCTGGGAAAAAGTTTCCTGGTCACTAATGCCGAAGCCAATTACCTGTGGATTTTCAAGATTCATGGCAGCAATTCTTTTAAAATATTTCCGGGTTTCATCTCCAAAACCTTTGGTAGATCCGGTTACACTGGCACTGCTTACCATATAAATAAATCCATTGGAAACAGAATCAATCAGGCGGATGCGATCCTCGGAAGTTTGGGGAGTAATAAGGAATATATTAATAAGGCCGTATTCTTCAAATATTGCTTTATAATTATCTATATAAACATCTACCGGCAGATCTGGTATGATCAAGCCATCGATACCTATTTTCCTGCATTTTGCGCAAAACTTTTCAACCCCAAATTGTAAAATGGGATTGAAATATCCCATGATGATCAGTGGGATATTTACAGAGGATCTAATGTCTTTTAACTGTTCAAAAAGCTTCCCGGTGGTCATTCCGTTTTTAAGAGCTTTGGTAGAACTTTCCTGAATAGTTGGCCCATCAGCCAGCGGATCACTAAAAGGTAGGCCAATTTCAATGAAATCTACCCCGCTTTTCTCAAGATCCTGAATGATACTTACCGTGTCATTTATATTTGGAAATCCCGCTGTAAAATATATGGAAAGTAATTTTCTCTTGTTTTCTGTTTGAAATATTTTTTGAATTCTGTTCATATCAGTTTAATTAATTACACCCGGGTATTAGAGGTTAAAATATTCTATGTAGGTACTAAGATCTTTATCTCCCCGGCCAGAAAGGTTGACCACCACAATATCATCTTCTTTAAATTTTCGGTCTTTAAAAATTGCCAGTGCATGAGATGTTTCAATGGCCGGAATGATGCCTTCCAGTTCCGCTAATTCCCTTCCGGCTTTCATCGCGGCATCATCTGTAATAGAAATAAATTCTCCACGACCCGTCCTGAATAGGTTAGCGTGCATAGGCCCCACACCCGGATAATCCAAACCTGCCGAGATGGAATATGGTTCGGTTATTTGTCCGTCTTCGGTTTGCATCAATAGTGTTTTACTGCCGTGGATGATCCCTTCTTTTCCCAAAGCTGAGGTAGCTGCACTCTCTCCTGTATAAATACCTTTTCCCGCAGCTTCTACTGCAATGATCCCCACTTCAGGTTTATCGAGGTAATGGAAATAAGCCCCTGCCGCATTACTGCCTCCTCCAACGCAGGCCACTACAAAATCCGGATTCTCCCTGCCTTCCTTCTCCATAAGCTGAATTTTTATCTCTTCAGAAATAACCGACTGGAACCGGGCTACCATATCCGGATACGGATGCGGACCTACTACAGATCCTATGATATAATGCGTATCTACGGGATTGTTGATCCAGTCGCGGATAGCTTCATTTGTGGCATCCTTTAATGTTCGGCTGCCGGATTTTGCGGGAACTACAGTTGCTCCCAGCATTTTCATTCTGGCAACATTGGGAGCCTGGCGTTCAATATCTACCTCACCCATATATACAATACATTCCAATCCCATGAGTGCGCACACTGTTGCGGTTGCAACGCCGTGCTGTCCTGCACCCGTCTCTGCAATAATGCGCTTCTTTCCAAGGCGTTTTGCCATAAGGATCTGGCCTACTGTATTGTTCACCTTGTGCGCTCCCGTGTGGCAAAGGTCTTCACGTTTTAAATAGATCCTCGTATTGTATTTTTTACTGTACCGCTCTGCAAAATATAGGGGAGTTGGCCTGCCTACATATTCTTTAAGCAAATATTTGAATTCCTTTTGGAAAGATTCTTCCTGCATTATTTCCAAATAGCGGGACCGCAATTCTTCCACATTTGGATATAACATTTCGGGAATGAAAGCACCTCCAAAATCACCATAATACCCTTTTTCGTTTACCTGATAACTCATTGGTTTATTTTTAATTAGTTTGATCTCAGAAATTTATCTAAGGCCCTGATATGTCAATTTTTTACTGAATTCTTCGAGCAAATTCTTATCCTTTTCTCCCGGAGAAATTTCAAATTTGCTGTTCACATCTATCCCATAGAAAACCCGGGATTTTCCTGTTTTTTCAAAAAATTCCTTTAATTTCTTTAAACCTACAACATCTTCCAATCCTATACCGCCGCTTAGAAAAAATGGGGTGACAGAAGAATAATTTTTTAGAAGCTCCCAATTAAATGGAATGCCATTTCCACCTTTATTTCCCCCTTTGGTATCGAATAGAAAAAAATCTACAATTCCTTCATATTGGTTTAAAATGGAGAAATCGAATTCCTCATTTACTGCAAATACCTTGAAGATCTCTAAACCGGTACCGTTTTCTCTATTTTGAAAAGTAACCCTAAGGTTTCTGCAATATTCAGGGGATTCGTCTCCATGTAATTGGATAGCATTAAGTTTATGTTGGAGGGTTTTCTGCACAATAAAATCTTCAGAAGCATCTACAAAAACTCCGGTTTTTTTTATTTTTTCTGAAACTTCCGGGATCTCATTGATAAAATTTCTCGGAGATGCTTCATAAAATATAAATCCAAGGTAATCTGGTTTCAGGGACTCCATTTCCCGGATGTTACCGGGAGTTCCCATTCCGCAGATTTTCAGCTGAATGGGGATAGGTTGTTTTATGTTTAAATTTTGGTCCCGCATCTCAATTTTAATTGTTAAGTTTTGTGATGAACTGTGACGCGCTTTTTCCGGGATCTTCTGTTTTCATGAAATTTTCACCAATAAGGAATCCGCGATATCCATAATTTTGAAGGTCTTTTATAGCATCAACGCTGCTAATTCCGCTTTCAGATACCTTTAGGAAGTCGGCAGGGATCTTTTCTGAAAGATCTTTACTTATTTGCGTACTCACTTCAAAGGTTTTTAAATTCCGGTTATTCACTCCCATCATATCCAGGCTGGGCATTATTGATTTTTCCAATTCTTCCTGGTTATGAACCTCCAATAGAACTTCCAGGTCCAGACTTTGGGCAAATTGAGATAAATTTTTTATTTCATCCCGGGTAAGAACTGCGGCTATAAGCAAAATAACATCTGCACCATGTGCTTTAGCTTCCAGGAGCTGGTATTCATCTACAATAAATTCTTTGCGCAACAGGGGCATATGTACAGTGGCCCGGGCTAGTATTAGGTCCTCCAGTGAGCCGCCAAAATATTTTCCGTCAGTTAAAACAGACATTCCGCAAACGCCTGCCTGCTCATAACCAAATGCAACTTCCCCCACATTGAGGTCCTGGTTTATTACAGCTTTGGAAGGAGAGCGCCTCTTATGCTCGGCAATAATCCCCGAGCTGCTGTTCTGTAAAGCCTTTACGAGAGAGGTTGTCTTTCTTTCAAAAAGCGGATATCCCGAAAGGGCTTTAGAGGATATTATTTGTTTTTTCAACTCAACCTCCTTGTATTTATCTGCAATGATCCTGTTCAGAATGTTCATTTTTACTTTTTTAAATATTTTTTCTGCATTGTTATTTACTTAGTTCCTGCAGTTTTTTAAATGCCTTTAATGCCCTTCCGGAGTGAAGGGATTCCTGTGCTTTTTCAAATCCTTCGCGGGGGGTAAGTTTTTGAGCCGTGGCGATTGCCATACCGGCATTTGCGCACACTACATTTTGCTGTGCATCGGTGCTTTTACCGTTCAAAATGTTGAGAAATATTTCAGCAGAAGAATCTATAGATCCTCCGCCGGCAATTTCAGAAGCTTTTAGGGTTTCAACTCCAAAATCTATTGCTTCCAGCATTCCTTCCGAAGAATTGGAAATAGTTTTGGTTGGGCCGGTAAGGGATATTTCATCATATCCATCAAGTGCGTGTAATATTGTGAAATTCTTATTGGTATTCTGGTATAGATATCCATACATTCTTGCCAGCTCCAGGCTAAAAACCCCCACCAGTTGATGAGGCGGAAATGCCGGATTTACCATAGGCCCCAACATATTGAAAAAAGTTTTTACTGCCAGTGATTTTCTTATGGGGGCCACATTTTTCATAGCCGGATGAAAGAGCGGGGCATGGAGCACACAAATTCCTGCTTCATCTATACATTTCTCTAAAAAACCGGGATCTGCACTAAATTTTATCCCTAAATGTTCCATCACATTGGAACTGCCACTTACCGAGGAAACACCGTAATTCCCATGTTTTGCCACTTTAATGTCCGCACCCGCGGTAATAAAGGAAGCAAGGGTTGAAATATTAAATGTGTCCTTGCCATCCCCACCGGTGCCACAAAGGTCAATTGGATCATATGCACTCAAATCTACGGCCAAACAAAGTTCCAGAAGTGCATCCCGGAATCCTTCCAATTCGTCAATCGTGATGCTTCGCATCATATATACCGTTAAAAAAGCAGCGATCTGGCTTTGATTATATTCGCCGTTTGAAATATTTATTAAAGCTTCCCTGGCTTCAGTTTTTGAAATGGTTTCGTGATTTATAAGTCGGTTAAGCAAAGTTTTCATGATGGTATGTTCCTTAAAGTTCAGATTTTGTATCGGGAAATAATTCTTTTTCAGGCTGAGGTTTTTCAGAATTTACACCAGAAAACACCCAATTCTTTATCATTAATTTTCCATTTGGAGTTAAAACAGATTCAGGGTGAAATTGAACTCCTCTCACATCATATTCCCGGTGACGCAGGGACATTACCTGGCCATTTTCATCATAAGAAGTAGCCTCCAGGCAGGCGGGGAGATTTTTATCTACCACCCAGGAGTGATATCGGCCTACTTCGAACTCATTTTCAATGCCGTTGAAAAGCGATTCATCATTTACGTTTTTTGTTACTTTCGTTGCGACCCCGTGATAAACGGTTTCAAGGTTGATCAAGTTTCCGCCAAAAACTTCTCCAATAGCCTGCTGGCCAAGGCATACTCCTAAAATGCTTTTGTTTGCAGCATATTCCTTTACAATTGCCTTTAGTAGTCCTGCTTCTTCGGGGATGCCGGGTCCCGGGGATAAGAGTATCTTATCATAATGAGCAACATCTTCAAGGGAGATCTCATTATTGCGCCTCACGGAAACCTCACAATTCAGCTCCTCCAGGTAATGCACCAAATTGTAAACAAAGGAATCATAATTGTCAATTACCAAAACCGAAACCGGTTTCCCGAGACGAGCAATACTTTTTTCTGAATTTTTCATTTTTTTATTTCAATATTTCACACTTAGCAAAGATGGGGATGCATCAAATTTCTTCAGCAAGTTCCATCGCTTTGGTAAGAGCTCCCAGTTTATTATATACTTCCTGTAATTCATTTTCTTCATTAGATCCTGAAACGATTCCCGCACCGGCCTGATAATGCAATTGGTGGTTTTTGCTTACAAATGAGCGTATAATAATTGCATGATTAAAGTTTCCTTCAAAATCCATAAAACCAATCGCTCCGCCATAAGCGCTCCTGTTTACGTTCTCATATTTTTCAATAAGGGTCATTGCACTATGCTTGGGTGCACCACTTAGGGTTCCTGCGGGAAAAGTATCAGCCACCACCTGCATAGTAGAGGTTTTATTATTTTTAATTCCGGTAACTTTGCTCACCAGGTGTATAACGTGTGAAAAGAACTGGATTTCCCGGTATTTTTCAACCTTGACGCCGCTGCTATGACGGCTTAGATCATTCCTTGCCAGATCAACCAACATCACATGTTCTGCATTTTCTTTTTTATCTGCGGCAAGTTGTTTGGCAAGTTCAGCATCCTGTTCATCATTTCCGGTTCTTTTAAAAGTCCCCGCAATTGGATGTATCTCGGCCAGATCTCCTTTTACCACCAACTGGGCTTCCGGGGAACTTCCAAATATTTTGAAATTCCCATAATCAAAATAAAACAGGTAAGGGGAGGGGTTTACATTGCGCAAAGCCCTGTATACATTGAATTCATCTCCCTTAAAACTTTGAGAGAATCTTCTAGAAAGCACCAGTTGAAATACGTCGCCCCGCTGGCAATGCTTTTTACTCAGGGAAACATTTTCCCTAAATTCAGCATCTGTTAAATTGGATACCGGTTCCTCTTGTCTTCTAAAATTATATGTTGCAAATGTTTTTACTTTTAAAAACTGTTCAATTTCTTCAAGTTGACTATTTGAGTTATGATTATGGTCAAAAATATAAGCCTCGTTATTGAAATGGTTAATTGCAATAATGTTTTGATAAACTGCATAATAGATATCGGGTAGCTGCAGGTCTCCTTCCTTTTTAGTGATAGAAACCTTTTCAAAATATTTTACCCCATCATACGCGATATAACCAAAAAGGCCATTGTTTATAAACTTAAACCCGGAGTTACTGGTCTCGAACTTTAAAGAAAATTCATTGATTACTTCAGGAATATTTATTCCGGGTGTGATTTCTGTTCTCTTACTGGTTCCATCTGGGAAGGATTCGGTAATAATACCACCATCCACTTTAATTGACGCTATGGGATTACAACATATATAAGAGAAGCTGTTATCGCTGGCATGGTAATCGCTGCTTTCCAATAGGAGGCTGTTGGGATATTTATCCCTAACTTTTAGGTATACACTTACGGGGGTAAAAGTATCTGCCAGCAGTTTTTTATAAGTGGTAGTTAATTTATACATGGTATTTTTTTAAATTAAAAAAGGCTTGTCGTGAGACAAGCCTTTGTATATATGATCATACTATAGCAGTGTTACTTCACGACGTTTTGACGTAAATTATTCCACCACCAGCTA encodes the following:
- a CDS encoding uracil-DNA glycosylase family protein, encoding MQSELFHHIHPYGPFIPENATKLIVGTLPPPRFTTGDLKEGDVDFCYGSRDGMLWVILDKLFDLNLTFENTARAIEQREQFLIKRGIGICDMVESSRRAKIDASDLGMQQVEMRNMLEILRTHPKIETLLFTGGNSKNGPEYFFRRHLKESGENFNLKVISNEIPRIHQFVLDGRLINTVSLIAPSGSANRAIGSLDHYKKMKIKDPEFNTIDFRILQYKGYF
- a CDS encoding 30S ribosomal protein THX gives rise to the protein MGKGDKKTKRGKIALGSSGRLRPRRKKFKIKPTTLADQDKTELK
- the trpA gene encoding tryptophan synthase subunit alpha, yielding MNRIQKIFQTENKRKLLSIYFTAGFPNINDTVSIIQDLEKSGVDFIEIGLPFSDPLADGPTIQESSTKALKNGMTTGKLFEQLKDIRSSVNIPLIIMGYFNPILQFGVEKFCAKCRKIGIDGLIIPDLPVDVYIDNYKAIFEEYGLINIFLITPQTSEDRIRLIDSVSNGFIYMVSSASVTGSTKGFGDETRKYFKRIAAMNLENPQVIGFGISDQETFSQATEYARGAIIGSAFVKHLDQNGTGKTPDFISSVRPLTGF
- the trpB gene encoding tryptophan synthase subunit beta, whose product is MSYQVNEKGYYGDFGGAFIPEMLYPNVEELRSRYLEIMQEESFQKEFKYLLKEYVGRPTPLYFAERYSKKYNTRIYLKREDLCHTGAHKVNNTVGQILMAKRLGKKRIIAETGAGQHGVATATVCALMGLECIVYMGEVDIERQAPNVARMKMLGATVVPAKSGSRTLKDATNEAIRDWINNPVDTHYIIGSVVGPHPYPDMVARFQSVISEEIKIQLMEKEGRENPDFVVACVGGGSNAAGAYFHYLDKPEVGIIAVEAAGKGIYTGESAATSALGKEGIIHGSKTLLMQTEDGQITEPYSISAGLDYPGVGPMHANLFRTGRGEFISITDDAAMKAGRELAELEGIIPAIETSHALAIFKDRKFKEDDIVVVNLSGRGDKDLSTYIEYFNL
- a CDS encoding phosphoribosylanthranilate isomerase — encoded protein: MGTPGNIREMESLKPDYLGFIFYEASPRNFINEIPEVSEKIKKTGVFVDASEDFIVQKTLQHKLNAIQLHGDESPEYCRNLRVTFQNRENGTGLEIFKVFAVNEEFDFSILNQYEGIVDFFLFDTKGGNKGGNGIPFNWELLKNYSSVTPFFLSGGIGLEDVVGLKKLKEFFEKTGKSRVFYGIDVNSKFEISPGEKDKNLLEEFSKKLTYQGLR
- the trpC gene encoding indole-3-glycerol phosphate synthase TrpC, encoding MNILNRIIADKYKEVELKKQIISSKALSGYPLFERKTTSLVKALQNSSSGIIAEHKRRSPSKAVINQDLNVGEVAFGYEQAGVCGMSVLTDGKYFGGSLEDLILARATVHMPLLRKEFIVDEYQLLEAKAHGADVILLIAAVLTRDEIKNLSQFAQSLDLEVLLEVHNQEELEKSIMPSLDMMGVNNRNLKTFEVSTQISKDLSEKIPADFLKVSESGISSVDAIKDLQNYGYRGFLIGENFMKTEDPGKSASQFITKLNN
- the trpD gene encoding anthranilate phosphoribosyltransferase; the protein is MKTLLNRLINHETISKTEAREALINISNGEYNQSQIAAFLTVYMMRSITIDELEGFRDALLELCLAVDLSAYDPIDLCGTGGDGKDTFNISTLASFITAGADIKVAKHGNYGVSSVSGSSNVMEHLGIKFSADPGFLEKCIDEAGICVLHAPLFHPAMKNVAPIRKSLAVKTFFNMLGPMVNPAFPPHQLVGVFSLELARMYGYLYQNTNKNFTILHALDGYDEISLTGPTKTISNSSEGMLEAIDFGVETLKASEIAGGGSIDSSAEIFLNILNGKSTDAQQNVVCANAGMAIATAQKLTPREGFEKAQESLHSGRALKAFKKLQELSK
- a CDS encoding anthranilate synthase component II, producing the protein MKNSEKSIARLGKPVSVLVIDNYDSFVYNLVHYLEELNCEVSVRRNNEISLEDVAHYDKILLSPGPGIPEEAGLLKAIVKEYAANKSILGVCLGQQAIGEVFGGNLINLETVYHGVATKVTKNVNDESLFNGIENEFEVGRYHSWVVDKNLPACLEATSYDENGQVMSLRHREYDVRGVQFHPESVLTPNGKLMIKNWVFSGVNSEKPQPEKELFPDTKSEL
- a CDS encoding anthranilate synthase component I family protein: MYKLTTTYKKLLADTFTPVSVYLKVRDKYPNSLLLESSDYHASDNSFSYICCNPIASIKVDGGIITESFPDGTSKRTEITPGINIPEVINEFSLKFETSNSGFKFINNGLFGYIAYDGVKYFEKVSITKKEGDLQLPDIYYAVYQNIIAINHFNNEAYIFDHNHNSNSQLEEIEQFLKVKTFATYNFRRQEEPVSNLTDAEFRENVSLSKKHCQRGDVFQLVLSRRFSQSFKGDEFNVYRALRNVNPSPYLFYFDYGNFKIFGSSPEAQLVVKGDLAEIHPIAGTFKRTGNDEQDAELAKQLAADKKENAEHVMLVDLARNDLSRHSSGVKVEKYREIQFFSHVIHLVSKVTGIKNNKTSTMQVVADTFPAGTLSGAPKHSAMTLIEKYENVNRSAYGGAIGFMDFEGNFNHAIIIRSFVSKNHQLHYQAGAGIVSGSNEENELQEVYNKLGALTKAMELAEEI